A stretch of the Uranotaenia lowii strain MFRU-FL chromosome 3, ASM2978415v1, whole genome shotgun sequence genome encodes the following:
- the LOC129750719 gene encoding uncharacterized protein LOC129750719, giving the protein MKNAGRHYAQVVRKKAYFPVCRGKEECSLIEGIKKDLTLQIQDLRLISELTEGHQRCSPVWRLNREPFTDTKALLKTKPPFLSSRSEPAWYWVCILDTAGIQIFFHVHKFIGLPEMP; this is encoded by the exons ATGAAGAATGCTGGTCGTCATTATGCCCAAGTCGTCCGGAAGAAGGCATATTTTCCTGTCTGCAGGGGAAAAGAAGAGTGTTCTCTTATAGAGGgaattaaaaaagatctgaCCCTGCAAATACAAGATCTCCGCTTGATTTCTGAACTGACAGAAGGACATCAAAGATG CTCTCCAGTGTGGCGATTGAACCGGGAACCTTTCACGGATACAAAAGCTTTGCTGAAAACTAAACCACCCTTTCTGTCCTCACGGTCTGAACCTGCTTGGTATTGGGTGTGCATTTTGGATACTGCTGGAATTCAG ATTTTCTTCCACGTACACAAATTTATCGGCCTTCCTGAAATGCCGTAA
- the LOC129758565 gene encoding uncharacterized protein LOC129758565, with product MEGDTYQREIAFNEFYFLVRRNSLVNWQRKWDEDELGRWLHSIIPRVSLKPWFNRLDLSRDFIRIFSRLMSNHYSLDAVLYRLNIASSNLCSCGQGYHDIEHIVWSCEVHLVARTNFIDSLRARGKPPYVPVRDVLG from the exons atggaaggcgacacgtaccagcgtgaaattgccttcaacgaattttactttttagttcgaagaaactctcttgtcaactggcagcgcaaatgggacgaggatgagttgggtcggtggctgcactcgattatcccaagggtaagccttaaaccatggtttaatagattggacctgagtcgagattttattcgtatattttcccgtctcatgtccaatcattattccttagacgcggtactctatcgtttgaatattgctagcagcaatttgtgtagttgcggccaaggttaccatgacatcgagcatattgtttggtcgtgcgaggtccatcttgtcgccagaacgaatttcatagactcccttcgggcccgaggaaaaccaccctatgttccagtgagagatgtgctgggg tga